From Ailuropoda melanoleuca isolate Jingjing chromosome 8, ASM200744v2, whole genome shotgun sequence, a single genomic window includes:
- the TIRAP gene encoding toll/interleukin-1 receptor domain-containing adapter protein isoform X2, whose amino-acid sequence MGSRWLFHKVKTESPPFSHFTNAWSHGVSFEPHTMASSSSFPAPRSRSKKPLGKMADWFRQVLSKPKKLPDSAESSSRDVSQPSSQDDPPPLGLSSALSPTSPPTCVGDSSSSSRGGRWSKDYDVCVCHSEEDLAAAQELVSYLEGSTASLRCFLQLRDATPGGAIVSELCQALSSSHCRVLLITPGFLQDPWCKYQMLQALSEAPGAEGRTIPLMSGLTRAAYPAELRFMYFVDGRGPDGGFRQVKEAVMRYLQTIS is encoded by the exons ATGGGGTCAA GATGGCTGTTCCATAAGGTCAAGACTgagtcccctcccttctctcactTTACCAATGCCTGGTCTCATGGGGTTAGTTTTGAGCCCCATACCATGGCATCATCATCCTCCTTCCCAGCTCCTCGCTCCCGGTCCAAGAAGCCTCTGGGCAAGATGGCTG ACTGGTTCAGGCAGGTCCTGTCGAAACCCAAGAAGCTGCCGGACTCTGCAGAGAGCAGCTCCAGGGACGTTTCACAGCCGAGCTCCCAGGatgaccccccacccctgggcctcaGCTCAGCCttgtctcccacctccccacccacatGCGTGGGtgatagcagcagcagcagcaggggtggCCGCTGGAGCAAGGACTACGATGTCTGTGTGTGCCACAGTGAGGAGGACCTGGCGGCCGCCCAGGAGCTGGTCTCCTACCTGGAGGGCAGCACTGCCAGCCTGCGCTGCTTCCTGCAGCTTCGGGATGCGACCCCAGGCGGCGCCATCGTGTCCGagttgtgccaggcactgagtagCAGTCACTGCCGCGTGCTGCTCATCACCCCAGGCTTCCTGCAGGACCCGTGGTGCAAGTACCAGATGCTGCAGGCCCTGAGCGAGGCCCCTGGGGCAGAGGGCCGCACCATCCCGCTGATGTCGGGCCTCACCAGAGCCGCTTACCCTGCCGAGCTCCGCTTCATGTACTTCGTGGATGGCCGGGGCCCCGACGGCGGCTTCCGCCAAGTCAAGGAAGCTGTCATGCGTT ATCTGCAGACCATCAGCTGA
- the TIRAP gene encoding toll/interleukin-1 receptor domain-containing adapter protein isoform X1, whose amino-acid sequence MGSRWLFHKVKTESPPFSHFTNAWSHGVSFEPHTMASSSSFPAPRSRSKKPLGKMAGEWKPTPDSTLVHSYWFRQVLSKPKKLPDSAESSSRDVSQPSSQDDPPPLGLSSALSPTSPPTCVGDSSSSSRGGRWSKDYDVCVCHSEEDLAAAQELVSYLEGSTASLRCFLQLRDATPGGAIVSELCQALSSSHCRVLLITPGFLQDPWCKYQMLQALSEAPGAEGRTIPLMSGLTRAAYPAELRFMYFVDGRGPDGGFRQVKEAVMRYLQTIS is encoded by the exons ATGGGGTCAA GATGGCTGTTCCATAAGGTCAAGACTgagtcccctcccttctctcactTTACCAATGCCTGGTCTCATGGGGTTAGTTTTGAGCCCCATACCATGGCATCATCATCCTCCTTCCCAGCTCCTCGCTCCCGGTCCAAGAAGCCTCTGGGCAAGATGGCTGGTGAGTGGAAGCCGACTCCTGATTCCACTCTTGTTCACAGCT ACTGGTTCAGGCAGGTCCTGTCGAAACCCAAGAAGCTGCCGGACTCTGCAGAGAGCAGCTCCAGGGACGTTTCACAGCCGAGCTCCCAGGatgaccccccacccctgggcctcaGCTCAGCCttgtctcccacctccccacccacatGCGTGGGtgatagcagcagcagcagcaggggtggCCGCTGGAGCAAGGACTACGATGTCTGTGTGTGCCACAGTGAGGAGGACCTGGCGGCCGCCCAGGAGCTGGTCTCCTACCTGGAGGGCAGCACTGCCAGCCTGCGCTGCTTCCTGCAGCTTCGGGATGCGACCCCAGGCGGCGCCATCGTGTCCGagttgtgccaggcactgagtagCAGTCACTGCCGCGTGCTGCTCATCACCCCAGGCTTCCTGCAGGACCCGTGGTGCAAGTACCAGATGCTGCAGGCCCTGAGCGAGGCCCCTGGGGCAGAGGGCCGCACCATCCCGCTGATGTCGGGCCTCACCAGAGCCGCTTACCCTGCCGAGCTCCGCTTCATGTACTTCGTGGATGGCCGGGGCCCCGACGGCGGCTTCCGCCAAGTCAAGGAAGCTGTCATGCGTT ATCTGCAGACCATCAGCTGA
- the TIRAP gene encoding toll/interleukin-1 receptor domain-containing adapter protein isoform X4, translating into MASSSSFPAPRSRSKKPLGKMAGEWKPTPDSTLVHSYWFRQVLSKPKKLPDSAESSSRDVSQPSSQDDPPPLGLSSALSPTSPPTCVGDSSSSSRGGRWSKDYDVCVCHSEEDLAAAQELVSYLEGSTASLRCFLQLRDATPGGAIVSELCQALSSSHCRVLLITPGFLQDPWCKYQMLQALSEAPGAEGRTIPLMSGLTRAAYPAELRFMYFVDGRGPDGGFRQVKEAVMRYLQTIS; encoded by the exons ATGGCATCATCATCCTCCTTCCCAGCTCCTCGCTCCCGGTCCAAGAAGCCTCTGGGCAAGATGGCTGGTGAGTGGAAGCCGACTCCTGATTCCACTCTTGTTCACAGCT ACTGGTTCAGGCAGGTCCTGTCGAAACCCAAGAAGCTGCCGGACTCTGCAGAGAGCAGCTCCAGGGACGTTTCACAGCCGAGCTCCCAGGatgaccccccacccctgggcctcaGCTCAGCCttgtctcccacctccccacccacatGCGTGGGtgatagcagcagcagcagcaggggtggCCGCTGGAGCAAGGACTACGATGTCTGTGTGTGCCACAGTGAGGAGGACCTGGCGGCCGCCCAGGAGCTGGTCTCCTACCTGGAGGGCAGCACTGCCAGCCTGCGCTGCTTCCTGCAGCTTCGGGATGCGACCCCAGGCGGCGCCATCGTGTCCGagttgtgccaggcactgagtagCAGTCACTGCCGCGTGCTGCTCATCACCCCAGGCTTCCTGCAGGACCCGTGGTGCAAGTACCAGATGCTGCAGGCCCTGAGCGAGGCCCCTGGGGCAGAGGGCCGCACCATCCCGCTGATGTCGGGCCTCACCAGAGCCGCTTACCCTGCCGAGCTCCGCTTCATGTACTTCGTGGATGGCCGGGGCCCCGACGGCGGCTTCCGCCAAGTCAAGGAAGCTGTCATGCGTT ATCTGCAGACCATCAGCTGA
- the TIRAP gene encoding toll/interleukin-1 receptor domain-containing adapter protein isoform X3: MPGLMGLVLSPIPWHHHPPSQLLAPGPRSLWARWLTHSEEGAKQNWFRQVLSKPKKLPDSAESSSRDVSQPSSQDDPPPLGLSSALSPTSPPTCVGDSSSSSRGGRWSKDYDVCVCHSEEDLAAAQELVSYLEGSTASLRCFLQLRDATPGGAIVSELCQALSSSHCRVLLITPGFLQDPWCKYQMLQALSEAPGAEGRTIPLMSGLTRAAYPAELRFMYFVDGRGPDGGFRQVKEAVMRYLQTIS; this comes from the exons ATGCCTGGTCTCATGGGGTTAGTTTTGAGCCCCATACCATGGCATCATCATCCTCCTTCCCAGCTCCTCGCTCCCGGTCCAAGAAGCCTCTGGGCAAGATGGCTG ACCCATTCAGAGGAAGGAGCCAAGCAGA ACTGGTTCAGGCAGGTCCTGTCGAAACCCAAGAAGCTGCCGGACTCTGCAGAGAGCAGCTCCAGGGACGTTTCACAGCCGAGCTCCCAGGatgaccccccacccctgggcctcaGCTCAGCCttgtctcccacctccccacccacatGCGTGGGtgatagcagcagcagcagcaggggtggCCGCTGGAGCAAGGACTACGATGTCTGTGTGTGCCACAGTGAGGAGGACCTGGCGGCCGCCCAGGAGCTGGTCTCCTACCTGGAGGGCAGCACTGCCAGCCTGCGCTGCTTCCTGCAGCTTCGGGATGCGACCCCAGGCGGCGCCATCGTGTCCGagttgtgccaggcactgagtagCAGTCACTGCCGCGTGCTGCTCATCACCCCAGGCTTCCTGCAGGACCCGTGGTGCAAGTACCAGATGCTGCAGGCCCTGAGCGAGGCCCCTGGGGCAGAGGGCCGCACCATCCCGCTGATGTCGGGCCTCACCAGAGCCGCTTACCCTGCCGAGCTCCGCTTCATGTACTTCGTGGATGGCCGGGGCCCCGACGGCGGCTTCCGCCAAGTCAAGGAAGCTGTCATGCGTT ATCTGCAGACCATCAGCTGA